Genomic segment of Bacteroides stercoris ATCC 43183:
GCAATGCGCTTCCGGTTGCCTTGGTGTTCACTCCGCTTCCTGTCAGGCGCAGTTCGAGTTGTGCCGTCTTTCCCTGCGGCATGGGTTCCGTTATTCCGTTTTCTTCACTGCCGCATCCGGCTAGTGTAAAGGTTGCTGCTGCCAGCATGCTCCATAAATAGCTGTTTGTTTTCATGTATGCCTGTTTTATAGGTTAATATACTTTTGGTGTTCCCGGTCATTTTGCTTTCCTATTTGTTTTTCAACTCTTTCAGCACCCTGTCTGCCTGCTCTATGCCGGCTGCCGCTGCCATGGTAAGATATACTTCCGCCTTGTCCCGTTTTCCTTCCTGTAGGCAGAGTATGCCCATGTTGTTGTATGCGATTGGCATGGTTGCGAATCTCTCCAGATAGCGCCGCGCTTTGGCCGTTTCCCCTTTGGTGAGTGCCACGGCCGCTGCATTGATATTGGCTTCGGGGCTGTCGGGAAACAGGCGGGCTGTGAGGTCGAGTACATCGTTGTATTCCGTAGATCCTTTCGGGTAACTGCCCGCTACCGCAAAGAGCTCGTTCAGGCGCAGTGTCTGACGTTCTCCAGTACGGGACATCCTCAGGCTCTCCGCCGCATCCGGCTGCTGGCGGGTGTACTCTATCCTGTAGTCGACCCGCATAACTTCGGGAAATATCTTTTCCGCCAGGTATCTGTAGGGCTTTCCGTCGGCAAGTTTCATCAGCATTCGTTCCCGCCCTTTATCCATGTCTACACTCCCTATCAGGTCTAGGGCGGCCTCCCTGAACATCATGCCGCTTTGTCTTGTCAGTGCGGCAATGGAGTCCCAGTCTTCCGGAATCCAGGTTACTTCCAGCGGAATGCCAGTTGCAAGTCGGTTTTCCCGCAGGTATGCTTTAAGGTTCAGTGAGCGTGCCAGTGCATTCATTTCGTTCTTTTTCAGGTTTCCGGCAGGTGCCCCGTATCCTGTAACCTTCACTTTCAGGAGTTCCGTTCCCTCTTCCCGTCGGATGTTCTGCAAAGCATTGCGCAGCCGGTGGTATATTTCTAAGTTCTGTTTGCTTTCGGACAATTCTCCCAGCGTTTTCTCTCCTTTTTCCTGCTTCCCTTTGCCAAAGTAGGGGATGGACCCCGTCACTGCATGCAGTGTGTCTTTGCCGGGTGCAGGCTCGATGAAGTTCACCCAGGCCAGGTATTTCCTGTCCGTATCCATGTCCCAGGCTGAAGTGCGGTTTTCGGGCAGGTTCAGCCTGCCGGCAATCCTGTCTTCGTAGGCCTTGCCCTGTTTGCCGTGGCAGGCGCATTCCTGCGTTCTCATCAGGAGCCGGGCGTCCTTCATCCATTCCTTATAGGGCACTGCCACCCGGTATCGGAAGGAGCGCGCCATCCTGGCGTCGTTCCTTATCACTACTGCGGGTATGGGGGCCGGATGCCCGTTTCCGGCAAATTCCTTTTGCCGCTGGTACACTTTCTGCTTTTCCTTGCCGTTGATGAGTACCGCCGGCAGGGCTTGCTCGTTTTCCCCGCTGATGAGTACGGGCGTCAGGGTCAGCGATTCGTCCGAGAGCATTCTCAGTCCTTCGAAATCGACTGAGAGGTCAATGTTTAGACGCCCGTCCGCAAGCGAGAACTGCTGTCCGGTGACGAACATTTCCCCCCGGTAGAATTCCTGTGCATGACCTGCCCGGCAGCAGAGCGCCGATAGTGCCATTATCATAGGAATACGGATTAAGTTTTTCATACTTTCAATTTGCTGTTGTAATTTATCTTGTTATTATTGCATCATATACACTAAGGATATGGAGGCTTTGGTGGGAGCGATGAAATTCCTGTTTCCGCTTCCTGTCTTTTCTCCGCAGTGCGCGCAGCGGTAGCGTTCGTATCGGGTGTGCAGGAATCCTACGCCGATGCTTGTCTCCAGTCCCCAGCGGGGGGAGAGGATGAAGTGATAGCCGTATGATATTCCCACTCCCGTAAAGTCTCCCTCGTATCTTTCGGAACGTACCCCTTTGAACAGCCCGAAAGGCAGCCTTGCCTTGGCTACGTTGTACACGCCGTACATCAGGCCTGCCCCGAAGAAATGTCCTCCGTAGGGCTGGCACATCCAGTAGCGCAGCTCCGGCTGCACGAACCAGTGTTTCCAGCGTTTGTCTCCTCCTGCCGGAAAGGGGTTGTAATAAACCCCGGCCTCCAGCGTGAAACGTTCCGACAGCTTTAGTTCCACACCGAGGTTGGGCGAGGCGAGCATGCCCCCCGTAAGCAGGTCGCTTTTCACGGCAACGGTTTGCGCCCCTGCCTTGCCTGCACACGACAGCAGGGCAAGGAGCATCAGCATCGGTATGTATTTTCTGCTTCTCAATTTCTTTGTTCCTGTTATAAATCTGTCAGTGTAATCTCCTTCAGGTATATCCTGGTTATCTGGTTTACTATTCCGAGTTTTTGTGCGGCTCTTCCGTATTGTGCATAGAACCGCTCGGTAATGGGGCTGTTGCAGTTCAGATGTCCTCCCGTGGCTTCGAGAATATCCAGCAGGGATATTTCCATGGCTTTTTTAGCAGGAATATAGGACTGTATTTCCAGCGGATGTTCCTTTTCTTTCAGGATGATAAGTCCGGCATTGGTGAGCTGTGTCAGCAATACCCGCATCTGCCCTTCTGTAAGTGTGTATGGTTTTATGCAAGTACCGTAGTCTCTTGCATAGATGCATTTGAGTACTGCAATGGCAGTCTGTGTTTTGGGCGTTATCATGTAGTTTTCTTGTTTGTTTGATTGTTGGTATCCGGCCGTTACTTTGTAGGTAACGGAAGATTGCCTTTAGGCACCCTGCAGAAGCGTCTGCCGCATATGCATCCGGGTTGTATAACCGATAAAGTTATATAACAGACGTTTTCCCGCTTTCCTACCGGAAGGCGGCAAGGGGGGCTTTGCTTTATTGGTTGAAGTCGGTTTGTTCTGTTTTGTCTGCTGCCGGTCTTTTATGCCGTATATGATAAGATTTTATCTTTTTTATTTTGTTTTTCAAGTTTTATAGTTACTTTTGCGGTAGGAATATCCTCCGTTACCTACAAAGTAATCCCTTTGTAATAATCTGTATCATAGTTATATACATGGAATGCTCCCTTGTCATCCTTGTCGGATACTGCATTTCTTCACGTAAGCGATAATTTTTTTATTGGTCCTGTCCAGCATTTCGTTTTCGAAGGGTTTCAGATAGGTTTCCGTAACCTTTACCGATGAATGCCCCAGTGCGTTGCTTATTACTCCCACGGCGACTCTGGTGTGGAACGCCGTTGTTGCCCATGTGTGCCTTGCGGTGTAGGACGACAGCTTTCTGCCCAGTCTGAGGGCTGCCGCCAGCAGTTTGAGTTTCCGGTTGAATCTCCGCAGGACCTGTTGGTAATGTCGGTATTCTTCACGCCTTCCCAGGGGGAAACGGCAGTTTTCGTCCCCCAGTATGTTGAGCAGGTAGGGCGAGTCCGTGCGGCGGTCGGCGCATCGGCGGATAAGCTCAGCGGCTTCTTCGGTTACGTGTACACGTATCTGCCTTCCCGTTTTCTGTCTTCGGTAGGTAATTACCCCGTCCTTGAAATCGCATTTACGCAGCCTTGCGAGGTCTGCAAACGGCATTCCCCGCAAGAGGAAGAGCAGTGCGAACCATATCTGCGCTTCTTTGAGTTCCCGGTGCAAGGAAGCGGAGATGTCGAGTGCTTGTCCCATTTCGGCAGGTGGGAGTGCGCGTTTCACGTCGGCACGGGTTCCGGTATATACATGTTTGAACAGTCCGGGCACGTAGCCGGTGAGGCCTGCCAGCAGCGCGCGGTTGTATACAGCCCGCAACATGCGCAGGTAGGTGGACATGGTGTTCAGCTTGAGCATCCTCTCCAGCAGGTGCCTTTCGAATTTGTGTATCGTGGCGATATCAAACACTTTCCGCATGCGTATTTCGTTTTTTGGATGTTCGCTTTCCCAGTACCGTTGGAAAGCCCGTAGCATGCTGCGGTATACATGGGCGGTTCCGAACCGCCCCTCGTCTTCCAGTTCCTGTATGACTGAAAGCGTAAAGGTTGTTAAATCTTTCATAATCTGTTGGCTTTATAATATTTACAGTCTTTGCGTGCGCTATTACCGCACGCAATAAATATACTGCATTTTTCTGAAATTTGTTTACTTGCAGATAGCGGCCTGTTCCCGAAGAGTATTCGACACGTATTATACATCGCTTTTTTGTATACCTTTGTGTCCGTTTTTTAATATAACTTATAAAAATGAAACCCTTAATTTAAATCTTATGATAACAAAATCAAACTGGTGGAACAAGCTCCTTAAAATCGTAATCGTAGTGGCATCTGCCGTTCTCTGTGCTTTAGGCGTACAAACAATGTCTGCTTAATTATGTTTCATATTTTATACCTTATACTTAAGTTACGTGAGATTTACCAACCTCATCATTATCCACTGTTCCGCTACCCGCTGTGACCGTAGCTATACCGAACATGATTTGATAACAGACCACCTGAGCCAGGGCTTCTTCGGTGCAGGTTATCACTATTATATCTGCAAGAACGGTGATATAAAGATGCTCCGTCCTTTGGAACATTCCGAGGAGCGTGCTCGCGGCTATAACGCTCACAGCATAGGTATTTGCTGCGAGAGTGGGCTGGATGAACGGGGATACCCTGCCGATACTCGTACCGATTTTCAGAAACACTCTTTGCGTATGCTTGTTATGCTGTTACTGCGTGATTATCCCGGCAGCCGTCTCTGCGGGTATCGCGACCTTAGTCCCGACTTCAATCGTAACGGCGAGATAGAACCCGAAGAATGGATAAAAGTGTGTCCTTGTTTTGATGCTGTATCCATTCTGCAAGATCCGCTGCCCCCTAATCCGGTTTCATTGTAATGCGATTGTTATATGTGAAAGGTTATGTTATGCTTTTTTTACTAAATAATGTTATTGGGATAAACAATATTCATGTGTTCTTGTTATATTTGTAATCATTTCAATTTACTTAATAAATACAATTATGATAACAGAAAAATTACAGAATGCAATTAACGAGCAGATTACGGCTGAGATGTGGTCATCCAACCTTTATTTGGCAATGTCTTTCTATATGGAGAAAGAGGGGTATTGTGGTATGGCTTCCTGGTTGAAGAAGCAGTCGTTTGAAGAACATGCACATGCTTGTGAGCTGGCATCGTATATTATCAAGCGTGGTGGCAAAGCCAAACTGGATAAGGTTGACGTTGTTCCCAACGACTTCGGTACTCCGTTGGAAGTATTCGAACAGGTTTACGAACACGAATGCCGCGTATCAAAGATGATCGACGCTCTTGTAGACGTGGCTGCCGCTGAAAAAGATAAGGCTTCCCAAGACTTCTTGTGGGGATTCGTTCGCGAGCAGGTAGAGGAAGAAGCTACTGCTGCCGGTATCGTAGATATGGTGAAGAAAGCCGGTGCAGCCGGAATCTTCTTTATTGATGCGAAGCTGGGCGAAAGAAAATAAGTAAGAAATATAACCGGTAAGGTAACGGGTGGTAAGGCGTGGGCTTTATCACCCGTTTTTTATCTGTCAGCTATCGTTTTAGAAACCGGAAATTGTATTGTTTCGTGTTTCTTCTGGTAGGTAATAAAATAATTATCTATATTTGTAATGAGAAGAAAAAGAAAATCAAGAAGTGATAGCAGAGCATTGGAATAAATTCTTTAACAAAGCCAGATGAGCAGTTATGAAAGACGTAATAGAAAAAGTATGGTTGACCGATACAGCTGTATGGATACGTATAATTGACGGTAGGGAAGCTTGTGAAGAATTTGCAAATTATTAAAGATTAAAATTTGCTACTTCTGAACAGCGTGCGAACTTTGAAGTGAGTGAATATGGTATTCATTGGAGAGAATTGGATGAGGATTTAAGCTTTGAGGGCTTTTTTCGGGAAAAGAAATCAAATCTTTTATATGACTTATTCATAGCTCATCCTGAACTGAATGCCTCTGCAGTAGCTCGTCGGTTAGGCTTGTCACAAAGTCTGTTTGCGCAATATGTGAGTGGAACAAAGAAGCCGTCTAAACAACGTTTTGATGAAATAATAGAAACAATACGTGAAATAGGGCGCGAGCTAATGACCGTGCCTGCATGAAAAATAGGGTAATGTTGCAAGAATAGGAATGTGTTGCAACACGGAAACATTTATTATTTTCAGGCACGGATTACGCGGATTTCACGGATTTACTTTATCCTTTCTTCCGTGTAATTCCGCGTAATCCGTGCCTAAAAAAACATCAAGTTATTTCAGCACTCCCAATTCCTTTCCTACCTTAATAAACGCTTCAATACATTTATCCAGATGTTCCTTATTGTGTCCGGCAGAGATTTGTACACGGATACGTGCCTGCCCTTTCGGTACAACGGGGTAGTAGAAACCGGTTACATAAATACCTTCTTCCTGCATGCGGGCTGCATAAACCTGCGATAGTTTGGCGTCGTACAGCATTACTGCGCAAATGGCACTCTGGGTAGGCTTGATGTCGAAACCGGCAGCAGTCATCTTGTCGCGGAAGTAATTTACGTTTTCTACCAACTTGTCGTGCAGGGCGTCGCTTTCTTTCAGCATCTTGAATACTTCAAGGCTTGCACCGATGATGCCCGGAGCCAGGGAGTTGGAGAAGAGATAAGGACGGCTGCGTTGGCGCAACAGGTCGATAATCTCTTTGCGACCCGTGGTGAAACCGCCCAAAGCGCCGCCGAAGGCTTTGCCCAATGTACCGGTGTAGATGTCCACACGTCCGTAGGTGTTGTACAGTTCGCTCACGCCATGTCCCGTAGCGCCCACTACTCCGGCAGAGTGGGATTCGTCCACCATTACCAGTGCATCATACTTTTCGGCAAGGTCACATATCTTGTCCATGGGAGCTACATTGCCGTCCATGGAGAACACACCGTCCGTTACGATGATGCGGAAACGTTGTGCCTGGGCCTCTTGCAGGCATTTTTCAAGTTCTGCCATGTCGGCATTGGCATAACGGTAACGTTTGGCTTTGCAGAGGCGCACGCCGTCAATGATGGAAGCATGGTTCAAGGAATCGGAGATAATGGCGTCCTCTTCGGTGAAGAGAGGTTCGAACACACCGCCGTTGGCATCGAAGCAGGCGGCGTAAAGAATGGTGTCTTCTGTCTTGAAGTAATCGGAAATGGCAGCTTCCAATTCCTTGTGGATGTCCTGTGTGCCACAGATGAAACGGACGGACGACATGCCGTAGCCGCGACGTTCCATCATGTTCTGAGCAGCGGCTATCAGGCGGGGATGATTGGATAATCCCAGATAGTTGTTGGCGCAGAAGTTCAGTACTTCCTTGCCTTTCACGGTGATAGCAGCTTGTTGTGCACTCTCAATCAGGCGTTCCTCTTTATAGAGTCCGGCTTCTTTTATTTCAGCAAGCGTTTTGCTGAGATGGTCTTTCATTTTACCGTACATAGCTTTTTATTTTAATAGGTAATACTTCGTTATTTGAAGCTCTACAAAGGACATCATTTTTCTTGGAATAAACAATATCTTTTTGATAGAAAAATGAAAAAAAAGTGTGTATATTTGCGACTCAGTAACGAAAGAATACCTTATAAATAAGTTGTATGAAAAATATTTTGGTAATTGGAGCCACAGGACAGATTGGCTCGGAGCTAACATTGGAGTTGCGCAAGCGCTATGGTAATGACCATGTTGTAGCCGGATATATTCCGAGCGCCATGCCGCAGGGTGAATTGAAATCCTCGGGTCCTTCGGCCATAGCCGATGTGACAGACCGCCAGTCTATTGAAGTGGTGGTGAGGCAATTCAAGGTTGATACAATTTATAACCTGGCAGCCCTGTTGTCGGTAGTTGCCGAGAGCCGTCCCGCCATGGCGTGGAAGATTGGCATCGACGGGCTGTGGAATGTGCTGGAAGTGGCGCGCGAATACGGTTGCGCCGTGTTTACGCCGAGTTCCATCGGTTCGTTCGGAGAGAATACTCCTCACGTAAAGACACCGCAGGATACCATTCAGCGTCCGCGTACCATGTACGGCGTAACAAAAGTGACTACGGAATTGTTAAGTGATTATTACCATACGAAATACGGGGTGGATACCCGTGCGGTACGTTTCCCCGGAATCATTTCCAATGTGACACCTCCGGGCGGCGGTACGACGGACTATGCGGTAGACATCTTTTATTCTGCCGTAAAAGGTGAGAAGTTCGTATGTCCCGTAAAGGCGGGTACATTTATGGATATGATGTATATGCCCGATGCCATTAATGCGGCTATCTCGCTGATGGAAGCCGATCCGGAACGGCTGAAGCACCGGAATGCGTTCAACATCGCTTCCATGAGTTTCGACCCGGAAATGATTTATGCGGCTATCAGGAAACATGTGCCCGACTTCGAAATGACCTATCAGATAGATCCTTTGAAGCAGTCCATTGCCGACAGTTGGCCCGATTCGCTGGATGACTCCTGCGCCCGTGAAGAATGGGACTGGATGCCGCAGTTTGACCTGGAGTCTATGACTGTGGACATGCTTGAAAAACTAAGAGCAAAATTAAATAAATGACCGTAGAGGTCGGTAAAGGATGAAACGATTACTAACGGGATTTTTTATACTCGTCTTTCTGTTCTCGTGTGGGAACAGAAAGACGAAAATGGATCCCTTTGCTACCATTACCGAAATGGTGGATTCGGCCGGGCATGAAGCCGATACGCTGCAACAGACAGAAGTGAAGGAGGAGCCTGAGCCGTTGGAAGCGGACGAACTGTTTGACGATTTTATCTTCAACTATGCTTCGGACGAGGCTTTGCAACGGGCAAGGACGGAGTTTCCTTTGCCTTATTACAACCGGGACACTCCTTCGAAGATAGAGGAACGCTTCTGGAAGCACGACTACCTGTTTACCAAACAGAATTATTATACATTGCTTTTCGACCGTGAGAGCGACATGGACATGGTGGGCGACACTGCATTGAAATCCGTACAGGTGGAGTGGATTTATCTGAAAACACGTATGGTAAAGAAATATTATTTTGAACGTAAGCGAGGCATGTGGATGCTCGAAGCCATAAATTTGCGTCATATCGAAGAAGGTGAAGGCGAGAATTTTGTGGATTTCTATACCCGTTTTGTGACGGACAGCTTGTATCAGAGCGAGCATATTGCCAATCCGTTGCAGTTTGTCACCATCGACCCCGACGATGAGTTTGCCATACTGGAAACCACTCTCGACGTGAACCAGTGGTATGCTTTCCGTCCGTCGCTGCCCGCAGACAAGTTGTCCAACATCAACTACGGACAGAAGAACGAGGATAATTCGAATACGAAAATCCTGAAAGTAAACGGTATCGGCAACGGATATTCCAACGTTTTCTATTTCCGCAGGCGGGGCGGTGAGTGGAAGATGTATAAATACGAAGATACGAGCATTTGAGACTTATGAGAATACCCAATACATTCGGATTTGATGTAAAAGCTGCCGTATATGCAGAATATCACTCGGTAGAGGAATTGGAGAAATGGATAGCCGAAGGGCGCATCACTTCTCCTTTTTTACATATAGGATGCGGTAGTAATCTGTTATTTGTGAAAGATTATGAAGGCATGGTGCTGCACTCGCGCATCGGGGGCATAGAAGTGACCGCGGAAGATGACGGGCAGGTGCATGTACGTGTGGGTGCGGGTGTAGTATGGGATGATTTTGTAGCTTACTGTGTGGAGCAGGGCTGGTATGGCGCGGAGAACCTGTCACTGATACCCGGTGAGGTAGGAGCGGCTGCCGTACAGAATATTGGTGCTTACGGTGTAGAGGTGAAAGACCTCATCGAGTCTGTGGAGACTATAAACATCCGCGGCGAGAAGCGTACCTACCGGAAAGACGAATGTGAATATGCCTATCGGAAAAGCCTTTTCAAAAAGCCTGAAATGAAATCGGTCTTTGTGACTTACGTGAATTTCGTACTGAGCAAGAAGGAGCATTATACATTGGATTATGGTACAATCCGTCAGGAGCTTGCCGGGTATCCGTCAGTGACCTTAGCCACTTTGCGCCGTGTGATTATAGATATTCGCGAAAGCAAATTGCCCGACCCGAAAGTGCTGGGTAATGCCGGGAGTTTCTTTATGAATCCCATCGTGCCTCGTGCGCAATTTGAAGCGTTGCTGGACTTGTATCCCACCATGCCTCATTACGAGGTGGATGCCGGACGGGTGAAGATACCCGCCGGATGGATGATAGACCAATGCGGCTGGAAAGGCAAGGCCTTAGGTCCTGCCGCCGTGCACGACAAGCAGGCTCTGGTGCTTGTGAATCTGGGTGGTGCAACCGGAAAAGATGTGGTTGCCCTGTCAGATGCTGTCAGAGCCTCGGTAAAGGAGAAATTCGGAGTGGAAATTTGTCCGGAAGTGAACTTTATAGAATGATTAACCGATAATCATCAATCACTGTTTTATGAAACTGACTATATTAGGAAGCGGAACATCTACCGGAGTGCCGGAAATTGGCTGCACATGCCCGGTCTGCACATCTGCCGACCCGCGGGACAGCCGTTTGCGTGCATCTGCCCTGCTGCATACGGACGATGCGGTGATATTGATAGACTGCGGTCCTGATTTCAGGACACAGATGCTGCGTGCTTCCGTGTACGAGCGGATAGACGGCGTGCTGATAACCCACGAGCATTACGACCATGTGGGCGGATTGGACGATTTGCGCCCTTTCTGCCGTTTCTCGGAAATACCTGTCTATTCGGATGCCTACACAGCTGCTCATCTGCGGGCACGGATGCCTTATTGCTTTGTGGATAAGAAATATCCGGGTGTGCCGCGCATTTATTTGCAGGAAGTGGAAGCGGGCAGGCCTTTCTACGTGCGGGAAACGGAAATACTGCCGGTTACCGTGATGCACGGGCGGCTGCCTATCCTGGGATACCGTATCGGCAGGCGGCTGGGGTATGTAACGGACATGCTTACGATGCCGGATGCTTCGTATGAACAATTACAGGGACTGGATGTTCTGGTAATAAACGCCTTGCGGCCGCAGCCGCACTCTACGCACCAAAGCATACCGGAAGCGCTGGCGGCAGCGGAACGTATCGGAGCAAGGGAAACTTATTTCATCCACATGAGTCATCATGCAGGGCTGCATGCCGAAATCGACCGCCAACTGCCGCCCCATGTGCACTTTGCGTATGACGGTATGGAAATAGATTTCTAAACTTTTTGAAACATTTGTTTTGTTTTATTAGTATAAATGTTTATTTTTGCCAACAGTTGACGAATGTATGCCATGAAGATTCGAATCCTTATACGAATAGCCGTTATTGTGTCCATAGTATTGCTGTGTACAGGTTTTGGCGTATACTCGTTTCTGCGAATGAATGCAGTGGAAAACCGGCAGGATTTTAATCTCTTTACGTTAGTGCCGCAAGATGCCACGGCTGTACTTGAGACAGACCGTATGGCGGATTTGATGGAAGATATCGACGGCTTGCATTGCAGCAAGGATGAGCATTTCCTGTATGTATCGGAACTTTTTGTATGCCTGAAGAAGTATTTCAATACATTGGTAGGTGATACGCCGCATGGACTGAGCAGGCAGATGAATAAAATGCTTATCAGTTTCCACGAACCGGATACTCCTTTGAATCAGGTGTTGTATTGCAGCCTGGGGGCGGGGGATTACGAGCTGGTGGAGTCTTTCGTGCGTAAATACTGTTCCAGTACTTTTCCTTCCAAGTATTTTGATTACAACGGTGAGGAAATACGCATCTATCCCACGGCGGACGGGCGTTTCCTTGCGGCTTATTTCACCCCTGACTTTCTGGCTGTCAGCTTTCAGAAGCGTCTGATAGAGCAGGTTATCGATGCCTGCCGTTCCGGACAATCATTGATGGACATGGCATCTTTCCGTACCATGTATGCCGGTAAGCGTAACAATGTGGCGGCAACAGTGTATGTACGCATGAAAGAAGTGGGCATGGGCAAGAATACAGACGGCATTCGTCCGCAGACGCATCTGGGAAGTTGGGCAGAGTTTGACATGAAGTTCAATGAAGAAGCCGTTTATTGTTCCGGTATCAGTCACGGAGCGGATACAGCCCGGACGTTTATCAATGCGCTTCGCAGACAGGAACCGATAAAGGATTTTTCGGGAGAACGGCTTCCGGCATCTGTCTTCTTCTACAACCAGTGGGCAATCTCGGATTTGGAAGCCATATTCGGCTTTACTTCGCAACAGGAATATGCTAAGGCTGCCTATTCCGATTATATCAAGAAGCGGGATGGCGAGTGGATGGAATTTATGAAAACGTATGCGGGAGAGAATGTCATGTCTTGCCTGTTTCATTCCAAGGATACTACCGACCGGCATCCCTGCGCTGTAATGAGCGTTGCTGTAAAAGATGAAGCGCAGGCAGAACGTGCTCTGCAAAAATTGCTGTATGCCACTCCCGAAGAAAAAGGCGCTCCGGCCGTGGAGCGGACCTATCCGAACTACAGGCGATACCCGCGTGCACGGAAGTACCGGCAGTATATGTTGCCTCGGAATACCGTATTGACACAACTGACAGGCATTACGGAATCCGCGCTTCACACCTACGCCTGCTTCTATAAAGGAGCTTTGTTGCTGGCGCCCGATGCACAGAGTCTCTCCGCTTATGTGGACGCTTTGGAGAACGGGGATGTGCTGGATGGTACTTCGGTGTACGAGGAAGGTGTAGGTAGTCTTTCTCCTTATTATAACTTTGCCATGATGGTGGATATGGAAGAGATGATGCGCCAGCCGGAAACTTATGTGTGGTTGGTTCCGAATTTTTTCTTCCGTCATTCCGATTTCTTCCGCCACTTCACTATAGCCATACAGTTTACTTGCACGGAAGGAGTGGTGTATCCGAATCTCGTCTTGCTGTATAAAGGAGAGAAAATAGGGGAGTTTGAAGAAGTAGGGAATTGAAAAATAAGAGAAATAGAAAAGAGGGCTTGTCAAAACTAAATCCGCTTACTATTTATTTTTTATTAGGCACGGATTACGTGAAAAACACGGATTTCACAGATTTTCTTTATTCTTTTTCTGTGAAATCCGTGTTTTCCGCATAATCCGTGCCTAAAAGAAATCGTCAAGTGTATTTTGACACCTTCCTTTTCTTACCGGATAAAACTTACTGATTCCTGTTTTTCAATTTTTAATTCTCAAATTAGAAAGGCAAGTCGTCCTTTGCGTCTCCGGATAAGAATTCCGGCGCTGCGGACGGAGCGGGCGGCGGAACCGGTGCTCCCGGTGCAGGCGCTGCCGTTGCTGCGCTGACACGTTCCACTTTCCATGCGCGGATACTGTTGAACCAGCGGTCTTGCCACTGACGTGCATCGATGTCGAAAGATACCGTCAGCTCTTCACCCATCTGGATATTGAATTGTTCTATTTTATCTGCTCCGAATACGTCGAAACACATTTTGCGGGGATATTGCCCGTGGTCTTCGATTACGTATTCCTGCGCTTTCCACTCGTTACCTGATGCTTTGGAAACTCCGCCTCTGGGCTGGAGTATAGCGATGATTTTTCCTGTAAATTCCATTGTACTCTTTTTAAATGATGCGGCGAAGTTACAATTTTTTAGGGATATGCGACGAATAAACGGCTGTTTTTTCTTTGCCGTAGGGAATTCTTTTTTTAACTTTGTCCGTTAGTTAACAACTGAACTGAAATTAAAACTTAAATACATAGAATATATGAAATTTATCGTTTCGAGTACTGCGCTCTCCAGCCATTTGCAGGCTATCAGCCGCGTGATTAATTCAAAGAATGCGCTGCCTATTTTGGATTGTTTCCTTTTTGAACTACAAGACGGAACCTTGTCGGTAACTGTTTCCGA
This window contains:
- a CDS encoding tyrosine-type recombinase/integrase, which produces MKDLTTFTLSVIQELEDEGRFGTAHVYRSMLRAFQRYWESEHPKNEIRMRKVFDIATIHKFERHLLERMLKLNTMSTYLRMLRAVYNRALLAGLTGYVPGLFKHVYTGTRADVKRALPPAEMGQALDISASLHRELKEAQIWFALLFLLRGMPFADLARLRKCDFKDGVITYRRQKTGRQIRVHVTEEAAELIRRCADRRTDSPYLLNILGDENCRFPLGRREEYRHYQQVLRRFNRKLKLLAAALRLGRKLSSYTARHTWATTAFHTRVAVGVISNALGHSSVKVTETYLKPFENEMLDRTNKKIIAYVKKCSIRQG
- the kbl gene encoding glycine C-acetyltransferase gives rise to the protein MYGKMKDHLSKTLAEIKEAGLYKEERLIESAQQAAITVKGKEVLNFCANNYLGLSNHPRLIAAAQNMMERRGYGMSSVRFICGTQDIHKELEAAISDYFKTEDTILYAACFDANGGVFEPLFTEEDAIISDSLNHASIIDGVRLCKAKRYRYANADMAELEKCLQEAQAQRFRIIVTDGVFSMDGNVAPMDKICDLAEKYDALVMVDESHSAGVVGATGHGVSELYNTYGRVDIYTGTLGKAFGGALGGFTTGRKEIIDLLRQRSRPYLFSNSLAPGIIGASLEVFKMLKESDALHDKLVENVNYFRDKMTAAGFDIKPTQSAICAVMLYDAKLSQVYAARMQEEGIYVTGFYYPVVPKGQARIRVQISAGHNKEHLDKCIEAFIKVGKELGVLK
- a CDS encoding smalltalk protein — its product is MITKSNWWNKLLKIVIVVASAVLCALGVQTMSA
- a CDS encoding N-acetylmuramoyl-L-alanine amidase, which codes for MRFTNLIIIHCSATRCDRSYTEHDLITDHLSQGFFGAGYHYYICKNGDIKMLRPLEHSEERARGYNAHSIGICCESGLDERGYPADTRTDFQKHSLRMLVMLLLRDYPGSRLCGYRDLSPDFNRNGEIEPEEWIKVCPCFDAVSILQDPLPPNPVSL
- a CDS encoding DUF3575 domain-containing protein, with amino-acid sequence MLLALLSCAGKAGAQTVAVKSDLLTGGMLASPNLGVELKLSERFTLEAGVYYNPFPAGGDKRWKHWFVQPELRYWMCQPYGGHFFGAGLMYGVYNVAKARLPFGLFKGVRSERYEGDFTGVGISYGYHFILSPRWGLETSIGVGFLHTRYERYRCAHCGEKTGSGNRNFIAPTKASISLVYMMQ
- a CDS encoding ferritin, translated to MITEKLQNAINEQITAEMWSSNLYLAMSFYMEKEGYCGMASWLKKQSFEEHAHACELASYIIKRGGKAKLDKVDVVPNDFGTPLEVFEQVYEHECRVSKMIDALVDVAAAEKDKASQDFLWGFVREQVEEEATAAGIVDMVKKAGAAGIFFIDAKLGERK
- a CDS encoding DUF3868 domain-containing protein; its protein translation is MKNLIRIPMIMALSALCCRAGHAQEFYRGEMFVTGQQFSLADGRLNIDLSVDFEGLRMLSDESLTLTPVLISGENEQALPAVLINGKEKQKVYQRQKEFAGNGHPAPIPAVVIRNDARMARSFRYRVAVPYKEWMKDARLLMRTQECACHGKQGKAYEDRIAGRLNLPENRTSAWDMDTDRKYLAWVNFIEPAPGKDTLHAVTGSIPYFGKGKQEKGEKTLGELSESKQNLEIYHRLRNALQNIRREEGTELLKVKVTGYGAPAGNLKKNEMNALARSLNLKAYLRENRLATGIPLEVTWIPEDWDSIAALTRQSGMMFREAALDLIGSVDMDKGRERMLMKLADGKPYRYLAEKIFPEVMRVDYRIEYTRQQPDAAESLRMSRTGERQTLRLNELFAVAGSYPKGSTEYNDVLDLTARLFPDSPEANINAAAVALTKGETAKARRYLERFATMPIAYNNMGILCLQEGKRDKAEVYLTMAAAAGIEQADRVLKELKNK